A single Nostoc sp. PCC 7107 DNA region contains:
- the purE gene encoding 5-(carboxyamino)imidazole ribonucleotide mutase yields the protein MSPLVGIIMGSDSDLPTMKDAIAICAEFGVETEVAIVSAHRTPERMVQYAQTAHQRGIKVIIAGAGGAAHLPGMVASLTPLPVIGVPVATRNLQGVDSLYSIVQMPSGIPVATVAIGNAKNAGLLAVQILATHQPDLLAKVQQYRQSLSELVMAKQAKLEQLGYEQYLKEEL from the coding sequence ATGTCTCCCCTTGTCGGTATTATCATGGGCAGCGATTCTGATTTGCCCACCATGAAAGATGCGATCGCTATTTGTGCAGAGTTTGGTGTAGAAACAGAAGTAGCGATCGTTTCTGCCCATCGTACCCCAGAACGGATGGTGCAATATGCCCAAACTGCCCATCAACGTGGCATTAAGGTGATTATAGCTGGTGCTGGCGGTGCGGCTCATCTCCCAGGTATGGTAGCCTCCCTCACACCTTTACCTGTAATTGGCGTACCTGTTGCCACCCGAAATTTACAAGGTGTTGATTCTTTATATTCTATTGTCCAAATGCCATCAGGTATCCCAGTAGCAACAGTAGCCATTGGTAATGCGAAGAATGCTGGTTTGTTAGCTGTGCAAATTCTCGCTACTCATCAACCAGATTTACTTGCAAAAGTCCAGCAATACCGCCAATCTCTATCGGAATTGGTGATGGCAAAGCAAGCAAAATTAGAGCAGCTAGGTTATGAACAATATTTAAAAGAAGAACTTTAA